A single Campylobacter concisus DNA region contains:
- a CDS encoding radical SAM protein, with protein sequence MVFGPINSRRFGMSLGIDLSPKQKSCNFDCVYCELSGAKVVNAIENPPSVSEIISDLKEALKTHQNIDVITLTANGEPTLYPYLKELIAKVNELKGSAKTLILSNGSGVRDPKICEALNGLDIVKFSLDSAVQSTFKKIDRNKSGIEVNKLIKAMAKFRKEFKGELVLEILVVAGFNDKKSEFEALNVAINEIAPHRVDIGTVDRPPAYNVKGVDTKRLEELAEQISGVPVNIVKTHKIEQKYNFSEEEILEMLRRRPQTIANVEENFSEHSKQILNKLLQQDMVYLADVAGVKFYKLRV encoded by the coding sequence ATTGTCTTTGGTCCGATAAATTCACGCCGTTTTGGCATGAGTCTTGGCATAGATCTAAGCCCTAAGCAAAAATCGTGCAATTTTGACTGTGTTTATTGTGAGCTAAGTGGCGCTAAAGTAGTCAATGCGATAGAAAATCCGCCAAGTGTTAGTGAAATCATAAGCGATTTAAAAGAAGCTTTAAAAACTCATCAAAACATCGACGTCATCACACTTACAGCAAATGGTGAACCAACTCTTTACCCGTACTTAAAAGAGCTGATAGCAAAAGTAAATGAGCTAAAAGGTAGCGCAAAAACACTTATTTTGAGTAATGGCTCAGGCGTGCGTGATCCAAAAATTTGTGAAGCGCTAAATGGGCTTGATATAGTGAAATTTAGCCTGGATAGCGCGGTGCAAAGTACTTTTAAAAAGATAGACCGCAACAAAAGCGGCATAGAAGTAAATAAACTTATAAAAGCAATGGCTAAATTTCGTAAGGAATTTAAGGGCGAGCTTGTGCTTGAAATTTTAGTCGTAGCTGGTTTTAATGATAAAAAAAGTGAGTTTGAAGCACTTAATGTGGCGATAAATGAGATAGCTCCACACCGAGTAGATATTGGCACGGTAGATCGCCCACCAGCCTATAATGTAAAAGGCGTAGACACTAAAAGGTTAGAGGAGCTAGCCGAGCAGATAAGTGGCGTGCCAGTTAATATCGTCAAAACTCACAAGATAGAGCAAAAATATAACTTTAGTGAGGAAGAAATTTTAGAAATGCTAAGGCGTCGTCCGCAAACTATCGCAAATGTTGAAGAAAATTTCTCAGAACACTCAAAGCAAATTTTAAACAAGCTCTTGCAACAAGATATGGTTTATCTAGCCGATGTTGCTGGAGTAAAATTTTACAAACTAAGAGTATAA
- a CDS encoding MarR family transcriptional regulator: MFKAYRIYDFIKDDSLDMKAVFVDRLYPRGIRKEIFSNFIWLKDITPSTALREWFHEDREARFDEFCEKFELELDNEKAQSCFKMLKKLEKEHGDIALLTASKDINLCHIVVLLKILNK; this comes from the coding sequence ATGTTTAAAGCTTATAGAATTTATGATTTTATCAAAGATGATAGTTTGGATATGAAGGCGGTTTTTGTTGATAGACTCTATCCAAGAGGCATAAGAAAAGAGATATTTTCAAATTTCATTTGGTTAAAAGATATCACACCAAGCACTGCTTTAAGAGAGTGGTTTCATGAAGATAGAGAAGCTAGATTTGATGAGTTTTGTGAGAAATTTGAGCTCGAGCTTGATAATGAAAAAGCGCAATCTTGCTTTAAAATGCTAAAAAAACTAGAAAAAGAGCATGGCGATATAGCACTTCTAACAGCTAGCAAAGATATAAATCTTTGCCATATCGTTGTGTTATTAAAAATTTTAAATAAGTAG
- a CDS encoding phosphomethylpyrimidine kinase: MKRILTIQDISCVGKCSLTVALPIISAQGIEACILPTALLSTHTGFKNFTFRDLTNEFDEITQVWHKENIAFDGIYTGFLGSFSQLELIEKIFNEFNDSAPLILVDPCMGDNGKLYHGFDEKFVMKMRELCTKAHVITPNITEASFMCGMPFLGSDYTQDYILELLEGLASFGARKIVLKGIRYKQNECGIIAYDAKTKEKVEYFHEFLPFHTSGTGDIFASVLFGSLVNGETIETAIKKAANFVLSSIKITLKDKSRTWYGVQFEKMLGTLAK; encoded by the coding sequence ATGAAAAGAATCCTTACAATACAAGATATCTCGTGCGTTGGCAAATGTTCCCTTACCGTCGCACTTCCCATAATCAGCGCTCAAGGCATTGAAGCATGTATATTGCCTACTGCGTTACTTTCGACTCATACTGGCTTTAAAAATTTCACATTTCGTGATCTGACTAATGAATTTGACGAGATAACACAAGTATGGCACAAAGAAAATATCGCATTTGATGGAATTTATACCGGATTTTTAGGCAGCTTTAGCCAGCTTGAGCTGATAGAGAAAATTTTTAATGAGTTTAATGACTCTGCTCCACTAATACTTGTAGATCCTTGCATGGGCGACAATGGCAAGCTCTATCACGGATTTGATGAAAAATTTGTTATGAAAATGCGTGAGCTTTGCACAAAGGCTCACGTCATCACGCCAAACATAACTGAAGCAAGCTTTATGTGCGGGATGCCGTTTTTAGGCAGTGACTATACGCAAGATTATATTTTAGAGTTGCTTGAAGGTTTGGCTAGCTTTGGAGCTAGGAAGATCGTGTTAAAGGGCATTAGATACAAGCAAAATGAATGCGGTATCATAGCTTATGACGCAAAGACAAAAGAGAAAGTAGAGTATTTTCATGAATTTTTACCATTTCATACAAGTGGGACTGGAGATATATTTGCCTCTGTGCTTTTTGGCTCGCTAGTAAATGGCGAAACGATAGAAACTGCTATAAAAAAGGCGGCAAATTTTGTGCTTAGTAGCATTAAAATCACACTAAAAGATAAGAGCCGCACATGGTATGGTGTGCAGTTTGAAAAGATGCTTGGCACTCTTGCAAAATAG
- a CDS encoding uroporphyrinogen decarboxylase produces MIFIDACLKKPTPYTPVWMMRQAGRYLPEYMRVRAQAGDFLSLCKDYKKASEVTLQPVEILGVDAAILFSDILVVPLEMGMDLRFEKGEGPVFTKPLRDKAALDTLSIEKSTKNLAYVYDTIKLTRENLAKDKALIGFCGAPWTIATYMIEGGGSKTYAVCKKMLYQNPEFLHQILEKVTQALILYVKEQIKAGVDAVQIFDSWAAALEEQAYFEFGFNYINKIVDSVKAEFPEIPVIVFPKGISGYLDKISGKFDVFGVDWSTPIELAKAKLSPRYVLQGNMEPTRLYSKKAIDEGIEKILSTMKGAPHIFNLGHGILPDVPVENAKYFIKQVQTKSAR; encoded by the coding sequence ATGATTTTCATAGACGCCTGCCTTAAAAAACCTACCCCTTATACGCCTGTTTGGATGATGCGCCAAGCTGGTAGATATCTACCAGAGTATATGCGAGTACGCGCGCAAGCAGGGGATTTTTTGTCACTTTGTAAAGACTACAAAAAGGCTAGCGAAGTCACGCTTCAACCAGTTGAAATTCTAGGCGTTGATGCGGCGATTTTATTTAGCGACATTCTCGTTGTGCCTCTTGAAATGGGCATGGATCTACGCTTTGAAAAGGGCGAGGGGCCAGTTTTTACAAAGCCTTTGCGTGATAAGGCCGCACTTGATACACTTAGTATCGAAAAATCGACTAAAAATTTAGCATACGTCTATGACACGATCAAGCTTACAAGAGAAAATTTAGCCAAAGATAAGGCGCTCATTGGCTTTTGTGGCGCACCTTGGACGATAGCTACATATATGATAGAAGGTGGTGGCAGTAAAACTTATGCGGTCTGCAAAAAAATGCTCTATCAAAATCCAGAATTTTTACATCAAATCTTAGAAAAAGTGACGCAAGCGCTCATCCTTTATGTCAAAGAGCAGATAAAAGCTGGTGTAGATGCAGTGCAAATTTTTGATAGCTGGGCGGCTGCGCTTGAAGAGCAGGCTTATTTTGAGTTTGGATTTAACTACATTAATAAAATAGTTGATAGTGTTAAGGCTGAATTTCCAGAAATTCCAGTCATTGTTTTTCCAAAAGGAATAAGTGGCTATCTGGATAAAATTTCAGGTAAATTTGATGTTTTTGGCGTTGACTGGAGTACACCGATCGAGCTAGCCAAAGCAAAACTTAGCCCAAGATACGTCCTTCAAGGCAACATGGAGCCAACAAGGCTTTATAGCAAAAAGGCGATAGATGAAGGCATTGAGAAAATTTTAAGCACGATGAAGGGCGCACCGCACATTTTTAACCTTGGTCATGGAATTTTGCCTGATGTGCCAGTTGAGAATGCAAAATATTTTATAAAACAGGTGCAGACAAAAAGTGCAAGGTAA